A region from the Methanofastidiosum sp. genome encodes:
- a CDS encoding GNAT family N-acetyltransferase, with translation MEIQFERMDEEHRTDVIDIFNYYIENGFAAYPDNKLPYEFYDMFLIITKDYPAVVIKSDKNEVIGFGFIHSYSPFSVFNETAEISYFIKEEATGQGIGKKTLDYIESEAKKMNISNILASISSLNEGSINFHKKNGFKECGRFVKIGKKFGKHFDVVWMQKIL, from the coding sequence ATGGAAATACAATTTGAGCGCATGGATGAAGAGCATAGAACGGACGTAATAGATATTTTTAACTATTATATTGAAAATGGATTTGCGGCATATCCTGATAATAAACTCCCATATGAATTTTATGACATGTTCCTTATAATTACAAAGGATTACCCTGCAGTAGTAATTAAATCCGATAAAAATGAAGTGATAGGATTTGGATTTATCCATTCTTATAGTCCTTTTTCAGTATTTAATGAAACTGCAGAGATATCTTATTTTATTAAGGAAGAGGCAACTGGTCAAGGAATTGGTAAAAAGACTTTAGATTATATAGAATCAGAAGCAAAAAAAATGAACATATCTAACATATTGGCTAGCATCTCTTCGCTAAACGAGGGAAGTATAAATTTTCACAAGAAAAATGGATTTAAAGAATGTGGAAGATTTGTAAAGATTGGTAAGAAATTTGGTAAACACTTTGATGTAGTATGGATGCAAAAAATACTATAA